One genomic region from Salvia hispanica cultivar TCC Black 2014 chromosome 2, UniMelb_Shisp_WGS_1.0, whole genome shotgun sequence encodes:
- the LOC125207694 gene encoding amino acid permease 3-like yields the protein MGEGTATNNHHQHHHNAQVFDVSVNMAPHCGSKAVDDDGRPQRTGSVWTASAHIITAVIGSGVLSLAWAIGQLGWIAGPTVMLLFSFVIYYTSTLLADCYRSGDPLFGKRNYTYMDAVRSNLGGSKVKLCGMIQYMNIFGVAVGYTIASSISMMAIKRSNCFHKSDGKDPCHMSSNPYMIAFGVTQILFSQIPDFDQIWWLSIVAAVMSFTYSSIGLGLGIAQTAANGAIKGSLTGISIGAVTETQKIWRSFQALGDIAFAYSFSIILIEIQDTVKSPPAESKTMKKASLISTAVTTVFYMLCGCMGYAAFGDLAPGNLLTGFGFYNPFWLLDIANAAIVIHLVGAYQVYCQPLFAFVEKYAAAKWPDSAFVNRDINIKGFNVNMFRLVWRSMFVLITTLISMLLPFFNDVVGILGAFGFWPLTVYFPVEMYIAQKKIRRWSTRWVCLQMLSFACLVISVAAAAGSVAGVVLDLKVYRPFKTSY from the exons ATGGGAGAGGGAACTGCCACCAACAACCACCACCAGCACCACCACAACGCCCAAGTGTTCGACGTCTCAGTCAATATGGCCCCACATTGCGGCTCCAAGGCCGTGGATGATGACGGCCGCCCCCAAAGAACTG ggAGTGTTTGGACAGCAAGTGCACACATTATAACTGCGGTGATTGGATCTGGAGTTTTGTCGTTGGCATGGGCGATAGGCCAGCTGGGATGGATTGCTGGACCGACTGTGATGCTGCTATTCTCCTTCGTCATCTACTACACCTCCACTCTCCTAGCCGACTGCTATCGCTCTGGAGATCCTTTGTTCGGGAAGAGAAACTACACTTACATGGATGCGGTTCGATCCAACCTTG GTGGATCTAAGGTGAAATTGTGTGGGATGATTCAATATATGAATATCTTTGGAGTAGCTGTTGGGTACACAATTGCCTCCTCCATAAGCATGAT GGCTATCAAAAGATCAAACTGTTTCCACAAGAGTGATGGGAAGGATCCATGTCACATGTCTAGCAATCCATACATGATAGCCTTTGGTGTTACACAGATATTGTTTTCTCAGATTCCGGATTTCGATCAGATATGGTGGCTCTCGATCGTCGCAGCCGTTATGTCCTTCACTTACTCGTCTATCGGCCTAGGCCTCGGCATTGCTCAGACTGCAG CTAACGGAGCCATAAAGGGCAGCCTGACCGGAATAAGCATTGGAGCCGTGACTGAAACCCAAAAGATATGGAGGAGTTTCCAAGCGCTCGGTGACATCGCCTTCGCCTACTCGTTCTCGATCATCCTCATCGAAATCCAAGACACAGTGAAGTCCCCTCCGGCGGAGTcgaaaacaatgaaaaaggCCAGCCTCATCAGCACCGCCGTCACCACCGTCTTCTACATGCTGTGCGGCTGCATGGGCTACGCCGCCTTCGGAGACCTCGCTCCCGGCAACCTCCTCACTGGCTTCGGCTTCTACAACCCTTTCTGGCTCCTCGACATTGCCAACGCCGCCATCGTCATCCACCTCGTCGGCGCCTACCAGGTCTACTGCCAGCCCCTCTTCGCCTTCGTCGAGAAATACGCCGCCGCCAAATGGCCCGACAGCGCCTTCGTCAACCGGGACATCAACATCAAGGGTTTCAACGTCAACATGTTCAG GTTGGTGTGGAGGAGCATGTTTGTGTTGATCACGACGCTTATTTCGATGCTGCTGCCGTTTTTCAATGATGTGGTGGGGATTCTCGGGGCGTTCGGGTTTTGGCCGCTGACGGTTTATTTCCCGGTGGAGATGTACATTGCGCAGAAGAAGATACGGCGGTGGAGCACGAGGTGGGTGTGCCTGCAGATGCTGAGCTTCGCGTGCCTCGTTATATCGGTTGCTGCAGCGGCCGGGTCGGTGGCCGGAGTTGTGCTTGATCTCAAGGTTTATAGACCATTCAAGACTAGCTATTGA